GCAGCTACGTAAGGTTTGTAAGGATTTAGCCATTGAGGTAGATAATACAATGGGTAAGGGCAAGCTGATTGATACCATTTTTGGGGAGAAGTGCGAGCATAACTTTATCCAACCAACATTTATAATGGATTACCCCATTGAGATGTCACCACTGTGTAAACGCCATAGGAGTAATCCAGAGCTAACAGAGCGATTCGAGCTGATGGTTAATGGCAAGGAGCTTTGCAACGCATACAGCGAACTGAACGATCCAATCGATCAGCTGGAGCGATTCCAAGATCAGCTTAAATTAAGCGAAAAAGGCGATAACGAGGCGATGTTCATTGATATGGATTTTGTTCGTGCTTTGGAGTATGGTATGCCAACCTGCTCAGGTATGGGTATTGGTATTGATAGGTTGACGATGTTTATGACCAACCAACCATCCATTCAGGATGTGCTATTTTTCCCACAGATGCGCCCAGAGAAGAAGGCTGTTAAGGATTCCGATGAGGCTTACACCGCAAAGGGTATTCCTGCGGAATGGGTTCCAGTACTTCAAAAGATGAGTTTTACTACAGTTGCTTCATTATCCAATGTTGCACCGGGGAAACTCTTTAATGATATTTGCGGTTATAATAAGAAGAATAAGCTTGGCCTACAGAATCCTTCCATGGAGGATGTTAAGAAATGGGTTGAGTAGTATTTTAAACGATAAAAAGAAGGGTGTCCAACTAGCGGAGGACACCCTTTTTTATTTGTACCCCCTTTCCGATAAGGTTTCCAAATATTCAATTCCCAGAAATTTAATTTTCTTCATGGATAGCTCCAATCAGCATTTATGAAGAGGACATTAATCATTTACGCAGATATTTAGACAATCTCTCAATTGTATATGACAATGAAGAAATTAAAATCGACATGAGCGAAATGATAATTGACAGACGAGAAACAGCAATCGACATGAGAGAAATAACAATCGACAGATGAGAAACAACAATCGACATGAGAGAAATAATAATCGACAGACGAGAAACAACGATCGACATGAGAGAAATGACAATCGACAAGAGGGAAATTAAAAATTAAAAGTGAAAAGTGAAAAATTAAAGGTGAAGGGTGAAAAGAGGGAGGAGGGAAATGAAAAGATAAAAGTGAAGAGTGAAAAATGAAAGATGAAGAGTGAATAGAGGGAGATATTGATTCAAATCTTACAGATGATATTGTTTAATTGAATATCGATATATTAAGATTAAAAAATGTTTTTAAAATATTTGGTGGTTTTCAATGAGTTTTATAATTTTATGATAGGAAATGTAATTTATATCTATTGGATAATCAATTAAAAGGTTGATGTATGAATATACGGCAGGAGAGTAAGGATAGGATGTATCTTGTGGTAAAGCAATATCTAACTGCAAATGACCAAGCGGTAAGCGAACTACCAAACTATTTGGAGTATTTTACAATTTTTCAAGGCATTATTGATGAGATAGATGTTTGGGCGGAACAACAGATGATAAGTAAGAAAGGGATTTCTGTACATAAGAAGAAGCAGCGGGCAGCACTTGTTGTACTATGTGCCGATACATCGAGAAGGATAACAGCTTACGCAAAACATGCGAATGATCTGGTTTTGCTGAAAGAGATTAGGTTTACGGAGAGCGAGCTGAAAAAGACGGCCGATACGATTCTTAGGGATAATGCACAGGGTATATACGATCGTACACAGGTAAATCTAACCGCACTTGAGCCTTACGGGTTAACGGCTGCTACACAAACAGCTCTTCAGAATGCGATTAACGCTTTTGTTACCTCAATTCCAAAACCACGGTTGGGTATTACGAATAAGAAGCAGAGCACTGCTAAGCTGGCAAAATTATTTGATGCTGCCGATGAGGCGTTGGATAGTATTGATACTATTATTGAGATTGTGAGGGTTGCTGATGCAAATTTCTATAATGGCTACAAAACTGTACGGAAGATTATTGAATTGGGTAAGGGCTCACTGGTGCTAAAGGTTCTTGTAACCGATGCGCAAACGGGTGAACCGCTAGCCAATGTTACCCTTACCATTACACCCGATGATGGGCAACAGAGGAGTGCTAGCCAAACCGCTAAGCAGAGTATAGTTCATAAAACGGCTAAGGGGGGAGGGCTAAACGTGAAGAGCATGGAGGATGGTAAGTATGTGGTTACCGCACAGAAGCCTGGGTATAAGGATAAGATTGCGACTGTTAACATTGTACACGGGGAGATGACCCTGCTGGAGATAGGGCTTGAAAAGATTTAGTGAATGGAGGTTGACTCAAAAGTTTAAAAACAACTCTCTTTTCTCTCTGTTCATCTCTGTGAATTCTTCGTGATCCTCTGTTTAATAATATTTTAAAAATTACACAGAGTTCCACAGAGATTAACACAAAGTTCCACGGAGGACTTTTAAGGCACCCTCTTTTTAAAAAACCTTATTTTCAGAGATGACCTTAGTAGAACAATAGCACCTTTCAATAAACCTTATTAACAATCTAAACAGCCTAAAAAATAAGGCAATAAGGTTGTGCGCATTACGTGTATTTTTGCTACGAAGGTTTAAATAAATTGATAAGGTTAGAAATTCACAAGTTTGGAATTCTTTATATTTAATCCCAAAGGGATTGAATGTGAATAGCCCCGTATGCAATGCGGGGATCGGTATGAGAAAGAAAACAACCACGGAGTGGTTGAATGTTATTGCAATAAATATTTTGGATCATATTCAACCCCTATTCGGGGTTGTTGTTGATTGCCTTTTATACCACGGGTTTCACCCCGTGGCTATTCATATTTAAGCCCTTCGGGCTTCTAATAGCGCACTAATTTTTATTTCCCAATCTATTAAGCCGTAAGTTTGCGGTGTAATTTCAGGTATACAAAAACAGGAGATTTCTGCTATATAATCCCGAAGGGATTGAATGTGAATAGCCCTGTATGCAATGCGGGGAGAGGTTTGAGAAAAAAACAACCACAGAGTGGTTGAATATTATTTAGGCAAAGCCTTGAAGAATATCTGGACGGCGGCACAGCCAACAGCCCAACCCAATCATTTTTGGTTCTTATAGCCTTAGTTTAACGGGGGAGCTACCACATGTTATGTGCATTTTTCATCTTAGAAACCAGTTAATCAAAAAAGTAAGAACACAAATTAAACTGAATATTGAAAAATAAAACCAGTCCTTTTTTGTAGATCTAAACTCATATTTTGTTCTGTCATTATTGTAACAACGTGATTCAAAAGAAAATGTGATGTTTTCAGCATTTCTAATAACTTTGGTCAAAGTTGGCATTAAAAAAATTGTTAACCTCCTTATCGGGTTTTTTATATTTTCAACACAACGAGATTTTTGAGCATGATTAATTTCGAGTATTATATCAAAAATAACAGGAACTTGAACAATAGTCAAACTAATCATTGTAGCAACATCTGTGGCTGAAATAAATGGTATTGGACGTAGTAACCATTCTATTGAGAAAGTTATTTGTCGAATAGTTGTTGTAGCAATAAAAACTATACTTACTAATGAAAATAATAATAATTTGACACAGAATGTTAAACTATATAATAAACCAACTACCGAAAAATGATTTAAAAAATAAGTGTTTGTTGCTTTAAACTCAAATGATGAAATTAAAATTACGGTAGGTATTACATAATAAAAATATTTCATCTCTCGAAAAATGATTCTAAGTGGTATTCGTGAAAATATATAAATTATTATAATTAAGCATAATAAAATAGAAAATTCAATTATATTTTGTATAATATCTTTCATTAGAATAGTTGTAATTCCAAATATTATCATACAAAATATTTTAAACCGAGAATCCATTTTATGAATATCTGAATTTAAGGGTATGTAATGAAAAATATTCATATTAACCAACTCATCTTAGATTTTACACCTTGCGGCATTTTAATATCATAATTATAAATTTCTTTCGGTATATCATTTGCATTTACGTCAATACGCATATCTAATTTTATCTCACCTTTTTGCATAATTATTAATCTATTAACATAAGCAAATGTCTTTTCTAAATCATGTGTTATTATGACTATTGTATGACCAAGTTTATGAAGTTTAATAATTTGTTCTAAAACTTGGCGAACACCTAAAAAATCAAGCCCATTAAATGGTTCGTCAAAAACAATTATTTCAGGTTGCATTGCTAAAATACTTGCTATTATCAGCCGTCTTTTTTCGCCACCAGATAATTCAGTTGGGCAGCGATTTTCATAACCGCTCAAACCAACAGAATTGATGGAATTTTTGACCAAATTATCTACTGTATTTCTATCAAATTTAAGGTTTTCAGGACCAAAGGCAATGTCATCATAAACTGTCTGACCAATAATCTGACTATCTGCGTCTTGAAAAACAAGTCCTATTTTTCGTCTTATATTCAATAAATTCTTTTTAATAGGCTCGTTTTCAAATAATACTTCGCCTGATGTTGGTTGCAGTAATCCATTAAAGTGACGAATTAAAACAGTTTTTCCTGAACCATTACTTCCTGCAATAAGAATAAACTCACCTTTATTGATTGTTAAATTTATTTTATTGATTGCAATCGTTTTGTTTGGAAATATATGTGTGACATTTCGTAATTCTAACATTTAATTCTCTGTTTTTTTTGAAGTTGGGAAAATTAATGGACGAATAATTTTTGCTAATGATACTGCAACAATTATTTTTATTGAATCTCCAATAATGAAAACCCAATAAATTACAAAAGTTTTTTCCCAACCTGATGGAAACTGAAATTTTAACCATAAAATACCCAAAAGGTGAATGATAAATGAACCTGCAATTAATGCTATAAAGTCTATATATATTTTATTTCGATTTTCAGAAATTATACCTATTACGAAGGCTGCTAAAACATAACCAATTAAATAACCGCCAGTCGGACCATAAATATGGTGAAAACCGCCATTACCACCAGAAAAAACAGGTAATCCAAGTAGTCCCAATAACAGATATAAACCTGTGCTTATTATAGCCCACTTTTTACCAAGCAGCAAACCACCTAAATATATAAAAAAAGTAGATAATACGACAGGAACGATACCAGTAGGAATACTGATATAAGCACCAACTATTGTTAGTGCAGTAAAAAGTGATGAATAAATCATCATTTTTAAATTTGAATTAGGCGTGCTTTCCATAAATTTTGTTTTTTGTTAAACAGTTCTATTATTAATTTGCAATTTAAACAACTTGTAATAAAATCTAATTTGTTTTGAATGATATTTGCCAATATTAAATCTTTCGTGTAATTGTGTTTTAAATAATTCATAATTAATAATATGCAAATTCGTTTGAATTACAGGCTTCAAACAATTATAATTGGAAAAATCAAAATCTGTAAGCCATTTTTTTGATGTACATTCTTCATAAAATTTTGTACCCGGGAAAGGTGTAACGTAATTAAAGTATGAAAAATCAGGTGATAATTTTTCTAATGTATTTAATGAACTACTTAATTCAGAGTAACTTTCATAAGGATAACCTATCATGTATGTAACCCAAGTAATTAAACCAATTGAATTTATTTGATTGAATTGTCTTTTTATTTGTAGAAAGTCTATTGATTTTCTGTTAATTCTTTCTAAAACAGCATTGTTAAAAGATTCAATACCAATCATTGGACCTAAACAGCCAGATTCTTTAATTTTTTTTAAAATATCTAAATTATTTATATCAGAAAGATTTGCGAAGCATTTCCAAACAAATTTTAATTTGCTCTTTTTTATTTCATCGCATAATTGAAATATACGTTCTTGGTCATAAAAAAAATCTTCATCGGCAAAAAATATTCCTTTAACCTTATATTTTGTAATTAGTTCATAAATTTCATTAATTACACTTTGTGTCGTTCGGCTTGTTATCTTTCCTTTCCATGTAATAGGGGTCGAACAAAATGAACAATTATTACGACAACCACGGACTGAATGTATTGTTGCCCAATTTAATGAAAATGCACGATATTTGTTCATTGGTAAATCAATTCTATCGGGCATTGGTAATTGTTTTAAATCACTAAGGCGTTTTCTACATCCATTATTTTTTATTAATCCATTTTCTTTATATACAAGTCCTTTAATAATTTCAAGATTATTTGTTTTATTTTCTAAACAATCAATCAATTCAATAAAAGTATCTTCACCTTCTCCTTTAATAACATAATCAATAGAGTTTTCTAAAATAATTTCAGGCATTCCAGAAGGATGTGTGCCACCAAAAACAATTGGTACATCTTTATATTCTGATTTTATTCGCTTTGAAAGCAAAAGGCCTTTGGGATAATTATAAGTCATTACAGAAAAACCTATTATATCTGGCTTATATTCAATTGTTTTGTTTATAATAAATTCATCAGGCCTATCTATTTGATCAATTATAATTGATTGGTGATTATATTTTTTTGAAATTGCAGATATATAGCATAGTCCCAAAGGCTCTCTTCTTACCTGTGAGGTATGAAGAAATTCTTTACTTGTTGCGGGGCTAATTAGTAATATCTTCATAATCTTGTTTTTATTGTTCAATCAAGTTTTACTTAATTCGTTTATATATTCAGTTTTCCGTTATAACAATTAATTTTATTTGTGTAACAACAATTTCAACCATACTAGTTTATAATGTTATCCAAAATAACTTATCATCATAGGATTATACAGATGTAGAATAATAAATTATAGAACATTCCCTAAATATAATTATAAGAAGTCTTCGACAGTAGATACGTATTAATGGGGTTGGTGTTACTATATTTTTATCTTTTCTATCTCCTTTTTCGTTAATCCCGTATATTCTATAATCTTTTCTATAGATTCTCCTTTTTGTTTCATTGTTTTGGCAATTTCAATTTTCCCTTCTTTCTTTGCCTTTTCCTCTGCAACCCTTACAGCCTCCTCTCGAATCTTCTTCTCCTCGGTGCGGATTCGCTCAATTAGCTCAAACGGGGGAACGTACTTGGTGCTCTCTGCCAGTTTATTCATTAAACCTAAATCTCCAAAGCCCTCGAAAGATTTGGTGGAGATTACGAGGTGGTCCAGCACCTCAACCTTGATTATACGCCCAACCTGAATTAGGTGGTCGGTGAGGTCTATATCTTTTTCGGAGGGTGTGAGATTCCCGCTGGGGTGGTTGTGTATTAGGATTACCTTTGTGCAGCCCTTCGTCAATGCGAAGCGGAATACGTTTATGGGCTCTGCGTAAGTGGCTGCTACGCATCCCAAGCTAACCAGCTCAACGTATTGTATGCGGGTGCTCGGGGCAAGACCCATTACCCAGAAGTGCTCCTTATCCCTATCGATTTTATCCTCACGCAGGAGTATCTCCTTCATTACTTTGAAGGCATCATCGCAGCTTCGGATTTTTATGCGCTGCTTGCGGGTGAGCTTTATGTTCATGGGGTGCGTTTTCGGTTCAGTGGAAACAAATGTAGGAAAATTTTGGATTGGGAGGGTTATGAATATCGAACAAGGAACAACGAATGTAGATTTTAGAAGATTTAAGGAAAACAAGCTGATTACGTATATCTCATACATCAAAAATCGTTGATCCTTGTTCTTAAATCAAAATGACAGACTCTAATTAGATCCTTCGCTCCGCTCAGGATGACAAGGGTTTTATATTACAATTCATCATTATTAAGGGGAGGGATTGGGGTTTCCAGAACTTACTGTTTCTTGTCATGCTGAACGGAGTGAAATCCGAAGGATTCGCAGAAGGCAACCATCTATATGTAGAAGATCCTTCGCTGCGCTCAGGATGACAGTTTACATTGATTTAATGTTAATTAGGGTCTGTTTCTAATGTCAGAATTTTATATCTGAATTGAATATCGAACAAGGAATAACGAATGTAGATTTTAGAAGATTTCAGGAAAACAAGCTGATTACTGATACCTCAAATATCAAAAATCGTTGATCCTTGTTCTTAAATCAAAATATGGTTAAGAGTTCCGATCTCTTCAAGAGATCGGAACTCTTTGTTAGAAGTTAAGTTTCTTTTTTTATTGGACATGCAAGGTCTTTAAGAATAGTAAAGAGGGTGTCCAAAATTATGGACACCCTCTTTACGTTTTAAGCCATCGGCTAATTACTTCTTTGGTCTTTCGTACTTGCAGCAACCAGGAAGCGATGAATAGGTCTTGTCATCAGCTTTCATAGCATCAGTATCATGTCCAACCTTTGTAACGGCTGTTTCAATCTTTTCCAAATTTGTTTTTGCTGGATCATAGGTAACCTCAAGCATTGAGGTTTCTTTATCCCAGTTTGCTTTAGTTACCCCATCAACCGATTTAGCGGCATTATCAATACGCTTTTCGCACATACCGCATTGCCCGTAAACCTTTACCTTTTCGGTTTTCAGGTTTTGTGCCATTAAACCCATTCCAAAGGCCAAAACCATTGTTAGTGTAATAAATATTTTACGTTTCATGTTAAGTTGTTTTTGTTAATACTAGTAATTTATATGTTTCAATGTTTACATTAACAATTCGATCCTAAGATTGTTTTTAGTTTAATTTAAATTTAACATTGTTTATAAATTCGTTAGAATAGCAGTAAAATTATTCATGTAAATAATTTAGTAGATATTTCATCTGAAGGAATAAAAAGAATGTCGATTACACATGCAATTCTAGCGCTAATATTTCTCGCAAAGTCGCAAAGTTCGCTAAGAAGAAAAAACTAAAAGTTTTTTCCTTTTGCGCTGATCAATTGTGTAATTACAAGTTTTTTAATAAAATTATACTGATATGTTTTTGCTGTTGCTTTTCTTGTAGTTTTCCCTCATTCATCGCTTTTATATAACTTTTACAGAGGAAAACCTTAATTTCCTTGCGGCTTTGCGACTTAGCGTGAAAATTCTTTAGGGTGTTGAATAGCTGTTTACCAGCTCTCCCACATAATA
This window of the Bacteroidales bacterium genome carries:
- a CDS encoding radical SAM protein, which gives rise to MKILLISPATSKEFLHTSQVRREPLGLCYISAISKKYNHQSIIIDQIDRPDEFIINKTIEYKPDIIGFSVMTYNYPKGLLLSKRIKSEYKDVPIVFGGTHPSGMPEIILENSIDYVIKGEGEDTFIELIDCLENKTNNLEIIKGLVYKENGLIKNNGCRKRLSDLKQLPMPDRIDLPMNKYRAFSLNWATIHSVRGCRNNCSFCSTPITWKGKITSRTTQSVINEIYELITKYKVKGIFFADEDFFYDQERIFQLCDEIKKSKLKFVWKCFANLSDINNLDILKKIKESGCLGPMIGIESFNNAVLERINRKSIDFLQIKRQFNQINSIGLITWVTYMIGYPYESYSELSSSLNTLEKLSPDFSYFNYVTPFPGTKFYEECTSKKWLTDFDFSNYNCLKPVIQTNLHIINYELFKTQLHERFNIGKYHSKQIRFYYKLFKLQINNRTV
- a CDS encoding DNA repair protein, which gives rise to MNIKLTRKQRIKIRSCDDAFKVMKEILLREDKIDRDKEHFWVMGLAPSTRIQYVELVSLGCVAATYAEPINVFRFALTKGCTKVILIHNHPSGNLTPSEKDIDLTDHLIQVGRIIKVEVLDHLVISTKSFEGFGDLGLMNKLAESTKYVPPFELIERIRTEEKKIREEAVRVAEEKAKKEGKIEIAKTMKQKGESIEKIIEYTGLTKKEIEKIKI
- a CDS encoding biotin transporter BioY: MESTPNSNLKMMIYSSLFTALTIVGAYISIPTGIVPVVLSTFFIYLGGLLLGKKWAIISTGLYLLLGLLGLPVFSGGNGGFHHIYGPTGGYLIGYVLAAFVIGIISENRNKIYIDFIALIAGSFIIHLLGILWLKFQFPSGWEKTFVIYWVFIIGDSIKIIVAVSLAKIIRPLIFPTSKKTEN
- a CDS encoding heavy-metal-associated domain-containing protein; translated protein: MKRKIFITLTMVLAFGMGLMAQNLKTEKVKVYGQCGMCEKRIDNAAKSVDGVTKANWDKETSMLEVTYDPAKTNLEKIETAVTKVGHDTDAMKADDKTYSSLPGCCKYERPKK
- a CDS encoding ABC transporter ATP-binding protein, with protein sequence MLELRNVTHIFPNKTIAINKINLTINKGEFILIAGSNGSGKTVLIRHFNGLLQPTSGEVLFENEPIKKNLLNIRRKIGLVFQDADSQIIGQTVYDDIAFGPENLKFDRNTVDNLVKNSINSVGLSGYENRCPTELSGGEKRRLIIASILAMQPEIIVFDEPFNGLDFLGVRQVLEQIIKLHKLGHTIVIITHDLEKTFAYVNRLIIMQKGEIKLDMRIDVNANDIPKEIYNYDIKMPQGVKSKMSWLI
- a CDS encoding carboxypeptidase regulatory-like domain-containing protein; translated protein: MNIRQESKDRMYLVVKQYLTANDQAVSELPNYLEYFTIFQGIIDEIDVWAEQQMISKKGISVHKKKQRAALVVLCADTSRRITAYAKHANDLVLLKEIRFTESELKKTADTILRDNAQGIYDRTQVNLTALEPYGLTAATQTALQNAINAFVTSIPKPRLGITNKKQSTAKLAKLFDAADEALDSIDTIIEIVRVADANFYNGYKTVRKIIELGKGSLVLKVLVTDAQTGEPLANVTLTITPDDGQQRSASQTAKQSIVHKTAKGGGLNVKSMEDGKYVVTAQKPGYKDKIATVNIVHGEMTLLEIGLEKI
- a CDS encoding energy-coupling factor transporter transmembrane protein EcfT → MIIFGITTILMKDIIQNIIEFSILLCLIIIIYIFSRIPLRIIFREMKYFYYVIPTVILISSFEFKATNTYFLNHFSVVGLLYSLTFCVKLLLFSLVSIVFIATTTIRQITFSIEWLLRPIPFISATDVATMISLTIVQVPVIFDIILEINHAQKSRCVENIKNPIRRLTIFLMPTLTKVIRNAENITFSFESRCYNNDRTKYEFRSTKKDWFYFSIFSLICVLTFLINWFLR